The genomic interval AAGTCGATGCGCTTCTTCATGCGCAAATCGGGGATGAAGGCGGCGGACTACGCCAAGCTGCCGGCCGGGCAGCGCAACCTCGCCCTCGTCAAGGCGCTGGAGGCCGACGAGACGAGCTGGGCGGGCGCCGGCACGCAGCTCCTCAACCCGGAGGAGCTGAAATATTTCGTCGACACCTTCACCCGGACCGGCTTCACCGGCGGCATCAACTGGTACCGCAATTTCACCCGCAACTGGGAGCGCAGCGCGGACCTCGTGCAGAAGGTGCCGATGCCGAGCCTGATGATCATGGCGGAGGACGACATCGTGCTCTCGCCGGCCATGGCCGAGGGCATGGAGCAGTTCGTGCCGGACCTCGAGAAGGCGCTGATCAAGGATTGCGGCCACTGGACCCAGCAGGAACACCCCGACCAGGTGAACGCGATCATGGTGGACTGGTTGAAGCGGCGGTTCGGGTAGGGCCGCTTCCGGCATATGGCTCGCCGCGGTGCGGCGAAACCGTGGCGCCGCCGCCCCAAATCCGCCCGTTTGAGGCTGTGGCTTGCGTCCGCCGCCCGTGACAAAATCCCGCCATGGCTGAATCGACCGCCGACATCGATACCTTCTCCTATGCCGATCCGGCCGACCCGCGGCTGAAGCGCTTCTTCATCCGGCTGGTGGAGCGCATCACCGGCCAGCCCTATCTGAAATGGCTCTATGAGGAGAACCGCGCCCATCCGGTGCCGGGCGAGGATTTCTGGGACGCGGCGATCCGCAAGCTGGAGCTCAAGGTCCGGATCAACGAGGAGGCGCTGGCGCAATGGCCGCGCACCGGGCCGCTGGTGGTGGTCGCCAACCATCCCTTCGGGGTGCTGGACGGGCTCATCATCTGCCACATCATCTCGAAGGTGCGGAAGGATTTCCGCGTGCTGACCAATGCGGTGCTGCTGCGCGCGGAAGAGGTGAAGACCTTCCTGCTGCCGGTCGATTTCGCGGAGACCGAGGAGGCGCTGAAGACCAATCTGCGCACCCGTGCCGAGGCCAAGAACCATCTGATGAAGGGCGGCTGCCTGGTGGTGTTCCCGGCCGGCGGCGTCTCCACCACGCCGACCATCTGGCACAAGCGGGCCGTCGACACCGAATGGAAGAACCTGACGGCGCGGCTGATCGCGCAGTCCAAGGCGGCGGTAGCGCCGGTCTATTTCGCGGGCCAGAACAGCCGGCTGTTCCAGGTGGCGAGCCATATCAGCGTGACGCTGCGCCTGTCGCTGCTGTTCAAGGAGGTGCACGACCGCATCGGCAGCGAGGTCTATGTGCGGCTCGGCGACGTGCTGCCTTATGAGCGCATCGCCGGCATCAACGACCGGCAATCGGTAATGGATCGGCTGAAGGAGATCACCTATTCGCTGGGCGAGACGATGCCGCAGAAACTGCCGCGGACGCGCGTGAAACGCCCCAAGCGGGCGCCCGGTGCATGAGCACGGCAGCGCGGCCCCGGGTCGGGCTTTTCGTCACCTGCCTCGTCGACCTGGTGCGGCCGCAAATCGGCTTCGCGGCGGTCAAGCTCTTGGAGCAGGCCGGGTGCGACGTCGAGGTGCCGGCGGCGCAGACCTGCTGCGGCCAGCCGGCCTGGAACGCCGGCGCCGACCGCGACGCCAAGGACATCGCGCGAAACGTCATAATGGCGTTCGAGGGCTTCGACCATGTCGTGGCGCCGTCCGGCTCCTGCGGCGGGATGATCAAGCGGCACTATCCCGAAATATTCGAGAAGGATGCCGAATGGCTGCCGCGCGCCCGGGCGCTGGCGGCGAAGACGCATGAGCTGCTGTCGTTCCTGGCCAGGGTGCGCGGGATGACGGGCGTGACGGCGGCCTTCGCCAAGCGCGTCTGCTATCACGATTCCTGTTCCTCGCTGCGCGAGATGGGCGTGAAGGCGGAGCCGCGCGCGCTGCTGTCGACGGTGACGGGCCTTTCGATAAACGAATTGACCGATCCGCAGGTGTGCTGCGGCTTCGGCGGATTGTTCAGCGTGAAATATCCCGACATCTCCGAGCGCATGGCGGACGACAAGATCGCCGATGCCTGCGCTACCGGCGCCGACGCGCTTCTGGGCGGCGATCTCGGCTGCCTCTTGCATCTGAAGGGCCGCATGGCGCGGCAGGGCAAGAGAATCGACGTGCGCCACGTCGCCGAAGTGCTGGCCGGCATGGGCGGCGGCAAGGCGCTGGGCGAGCCGTGAACGCCGATCCCAAAGAGTTCATCGCGAATGCGCGGGCGGCGCTGGGCGATCCCAAGCTGCGGCCGGCGCTCGGCCGCCTCAAGACGCATTTCGGTGCCGGCCGCGCCATTGCCGTGCAGCGCTATGGCGATTTCGAGGGCCTGCGCGAAGCCGGCAAGGCGATCCGCAACCATGCGGTGACGCATCTGGACGAATTGCTCGTGCAATTCGAGGCCAGCGTCGCGGCGCGCGGCGGCACGGTGCGTTGGGCGCGCGATGCGGGCGAGGCGCGGCGCGTTATCCTCTCCATCCTGCAGGATGTGGGCGCCAAGACCGTCACCAAGGGCAAGTCCATGGTGACGGAGGAGATCCTGCTCAACCCGTTCCTCGAAGCCAACGGCATCGAGCCGGTCGAGACCGATCTGGGCGAATACATCATCCAGCTTCGCCATGAGCCGCCGAGCCATATCATCGCGCCGGCCTTCCATCTCTCCAAGGAACAGGTGGCCGAGACGTTCTTTGCCGCGCACACGGAGCTCGATCCTAAGCGCTCGCTGGAAGAGCGCAATTCCCTGGTGCAGGAGGCGCGCGCCATCCTGCGCCGCCGGTTCGAGGCCGCCGACGCCGGCATCACCGGCGCCAATTTCCTGAGCGCCAAGGACGGCGCGGCGGTGATCGTCACCAATGAGGGCAATGGCGATCTCACGCGGCTTCTGCCCAGGACCCATATCGTCGTCACCGGCATCGAGAAGGTCGTCGCCGATATGAACGACGTGGCGGTGCTGCTGCGCCTTTTGACGCGCTCGGCGACTGGCCAGCCGATCTCGACCTATGTCAGCGTCATGGCGGGGCCGCGCGGGCCGGACGAGACCGACGGGCCCGAGAATTTCCATGTCGTGCTGATCGACAACGGACGCTCCAGGCTGATCGGCACCGAGGCGCAGGACGTGCTGCGCTGCATCCGCTGCAGCGCCTGCATCAATCATTGCCCGATCTATGGCGCGGTCGGCGGCCATGCCTATGGCGCGACCTATATGGGGCCGATCGGCGCGGCGCTGAACCCCGCCACGATGGGGGTGGAGAACGCGGCCCATCACGCCAACGCCTCGACCTTTTGCGGCCGCTGTGCGGAGGTCTGCCCGGTGATGATCCCGCTGCCCAAGATCATGCGGCATTGGCGCGCCATCGAATACGGCCAGGGCCTGGCGCCGAAAGCGATCACGCGCGGGCTGACGCTGTGGGCCTTCGCGGCGAAGCGGCCGGCGCTCTATCGGCTGGGGGCGAGCATCGCGGCGCGGGTGCTGAAGATGCTTGGCCGCCGCGGCACTATTCACGCGGTGCCATTCAAGAATGGCTGGTTCGCGGTGCGCGATTTTCCGGTGCCGGAAGGGCAGACGTTCCAGCAGCAATGGCGGGCACGCAAATGAACGACGCGGCCGAGCGAATTGGGTTGGCGGGCGGCAATTCGCGAGGCCGCCATCAAAAATGAGCGCGCGGGACGAAATCCTTGAGTCGATCCGCGCACGGCAGCTCACGCGGACGCCGAAGCCTGCCGTCTATCGCGCGCCGGCGAGCGAGGGCGATCTCATCGAGGCCTTCGCGAAAAAGCTTTCGGCGCAATACGCGGACGTTCGCATGCTGGACGGCATGGCCGACGTGCCGGCCGCCATCGCCGACATTCTGCGCGGCCGCAACATGGCGCCGATGGTGCACATCGCGCCGGACAGCGAATTGACGCTCGACCTGCCGAATGTCGAGATCCTGCGCGAGCCGCCCGGCCAGTTCGACGCCGCGGTGACCGTGGCACCGTTCGCCATCGCGGAGACCGGCACGCTGGCTTATCCCTCCGCGAAGGGGGCGCCGGCCTCGTGGCATTTCCGTCCCGTGCTGGAGATCGCCATCGTGCGCGCGGCGTCGGTGGTCGCCGGACTGGAGGACGTATTGGCGGCGCTGCCGGACGGGTTGCCGTCGACGCTCAATCTCGTCAGCGGTCCCTCGCGCACCGGCGACATCGAGCAGACCATGGAGCTGGGCGCGCACGGCCCGAAAGCTCTGGCGGTGCTGGTAATACCAACGGCCTCAGTGGTTGACACATTTGGCCCATGATCTTTGGGTTATCGAGGCGATATTGTCTGGGTTTCTGAGGAAGCTTCGCCAAGCGTCGCAACAAGCATCGAGGATGGCGTCGTAGTCTTTGAAGACGCGGTTTGCGAGATGGTTCTGGCGCAGGAACTGCCAGACATTCTCGACCGGGTTGAGTTCGGGGGCGTATGCCGGCAACGTCAGCAGCGAGATGTTGGACGGCAGGTGGGTGATGGCTTTCTCGTGATAGCCAGCGCCGTCCATGACCAGGACAGCATGGGCGCCTGGCCTGACGGCCCGGCTGATCTCCTTGAGGTGCGCCGTCATCGCCCTGGTATTGGCGCAAGGAAGAACCAGACCGGCGGCACAGGCGCGCTCGGGACAGACCGCGCCGAAGAGGTAGGCCCACTTGTAGCGCTGATCGCGCGGCGCGGTGGGGCGTGTCCCGCGCCGCGCCCACATTCTGGTCAAGCTTCCCTTCTGGCCGATCCGGGCTTCATCCTGGAACCAGATCTCGACCGGCTTGGTTTTGGCGGCATCCGGCAAGGCGCGATCGACAAGCTGCGCGAAGTTTTTTTGAACGCCTCTTGGGCATCGGCGTCTGCTTTGGGATGGCGCGGGCGAACCGACATATGGCTGAAGTTGAGACGATCCAGCACCTTGCCCACGGTGCGCTCGTGAAGCGCAACGCCAAAGCGCGCGGCGATCACGTCGCGAAGATCGACGCGGCGCCAGCGCACCATACCGTCGTTCGCAAGATCGGGACCTTGCTCCACAATCTGGACAAGTTCAGCCTCCTGCTGCTCCGTCAGCCGGGGCGTTGGGCCTGGAGCCTTGCGGTCGACAAGACCATCGATGCCTGACGCATTATAGCGATGCACCCAGTCGCGCAGCGTCTGGCGATCCATGCCGCACGCCGTTGCCGCGTCCGTGCGAGACGTGCCTTCCAGCACCAGTGCCAGCGCCAGCAACCGGCGAGCCTGATCGGCGTGCCGCGTCTTGGCCGCCTCCCGCCGCAAATCCGAAGCACTGTGTTCCGAACGCAAAATCTTGATCGCCATCGCCGATCCCCTTCGCGAATCACCTCGCAAAGCGAATCACAGACAGCGGCCGCGTTGAATCCTCACGAGTCAGAAACTAAGGCCGTTGGTATAATAAGGACATGATTTCTTCCCCCGCTGTTGCGGGGGAGGAAAACTAAGATGCGATCCCCAATTCCCGCCGTGCGAACTCGGCCGCGCTCTTGTAATCCGCCTTGCCGTTCGGCGCGCGGAGCGGCACGCCGGCGAGGATCACGCGCTTGGGCGTCTTGTAGCCGGCGAGCGAGGCGCGGACATGGGCGCGCAGGCCCGCCTCGTCGAAATCCCCGCCCGGCGCGAGCTTCACCAGACCGGTTACCGCTTGGCCCCATTGCTCGTCGGGCACGCCCAGCACCAGCGCGTCCTCGATGGACGGATGGGTCTTCAGCGTCTCCTCGACTTCCTCGGGAAACACCTTCTCGCCGGCCGTGTTGATGCAGTTGCTGCCGCGGCCGAGCAGTGTGATGCGGCCATCGGCCTCCACGATCGCGTAGTCGCCGGGGATCGAGAAGCGGCGGCCGTCGATGACCTTGAACAGCCGGTCGGTTTTCTCCGCGTCCTTGTAATAGCCGACGGGCAGCACGCCGCCGACGGCGAGGCGGCCCGTCCTGCCGCTGCCCGGCACGATGGGGCGGTCCTCGTCGTCCAGCACCATGGCGTTCGGGCCCATCAGGAAGCCGGCGGTGCGCGTCTCCCCGCCGCGCTGCGCCACCGACACGCCCATGCCGAGCGCCTCGGTCGAGGAGAAGGCATCCGTCAGCGCGGCCTGTAGCGGCAGGTGCTCCAGCAGGCCCTGCTTCACCTCGGCGCTCCACATCGCGCCGGACGAGCCGATCCCGACGATGGACGACAGATCGTATCTCGCCGGATTCTCGTCGAGGGCGCGCAGCAGCGGCTTGGCGAAGGGATCGCCGACGATCGCCATGTTGGTGACGCGGTGCGTCTCCACCGCGCCCCAGATCGCGTGCGGATCGAGCGAGGCATTGTCCACCGTCACGACGCAGCCCCCGGTCAGGAGCGAGGTCATCGTGCCGAAGAAGCCTGTGCCGTGCATCTGCGGACAGGCCGGAAGGTAGCGGGTATTCGCCGCGCCCAGCGGCTTCACGAACGCCACGACCTCCTCCACGGTTTCCGGCAGCTTGCCGGTGGCGATCAGGACGCGCGCGAGGAGCGTGTTGGCAAGATCGCCCTGCGCGTACATCACGCCCTTGGGCATGCCGGTGGTGCCGCCGGTGTAGACCATGACGAGGTCCGTGGGCGAACGGTCGATGCCGAGCCTGGCGCCGCTGCCGCGCGTCGCCAGCGCCTCGTAGGGCGTGGCGAAGGATGCGACGTCGGACGGGCCGACCTCGACGAACACCTTCACCTTGTCGAGCTGGTTGTGGATTTGCGCCACCGCGTCGCGGAACTCGCGGGCGTAGCACACGACTGCCGCGTCGGAATTGTCGACGATGTAGCGTACCTCGTCGGGCTTGTAGCGGTAGTTGACGTTCACATGGGTGAGGCGTCCGACGAAGCAGGCGCCGGTCAGCTCGCCGTATTCGATGCCGTTGCGCATGTAGAAGGCGACCTTGTCGCCGGGCGCCACGCCGTTGGCGTGGAGGTTGCGCGCGATGTTGTTCATGCGCCGCGCCGCCTCGCTCCAGGGGATCGTGCGTTCGCCGTGCACGAAGGCGGGCGAATCCGGCGGAACGACCGCGCTCACCGCGTCGATGATGTCGCCGAAATTCAGCGCCGTGCTCGGCGGAGGCGGTTCTGTCGTCAGCATGTCCCACCCTTGATGGATTTCAATTCGTTCTTTCGACCGCCGGGATACGGCTGACCGAGATGTTGTCCGCCCAGTGCGAATGCTCGCGACGGCGGAAATGGCCGGGCCGGTCCGTCAGATGGCGCGTCGCCAGCCACAGCCGCTTCAGATGGCGCCTGAAGCCGTTCGCCGGATCGTCGCGATATTCCTGGCGGCCGTGCAGCACATGGTAGTTGTTGATGAACTGCATCTCGCCCGGCGCCAGGTCCATATAGACGTTGTAGCGCGGGTCGCGCGCCATCTCGGTGACGGTCTTGAGCGCCTCCTGCGCGATGGGCGACAGGCGCGGCGCCTCGGCGTGCTTCTGCGAGGCCAGCACATATTGCGGGATGAAGCGGGTGAAGAGCCGCCCGCCATGCTCGGTGAAAACCGGCATCAGGTAATAGGGCTTCTGCCCTTTGGCCTGCTCCTGCCGCGCGTCGAAGGGCAAGGGTTCGTGGAGCGCGGCGACGAGGTCGGGCCGCGTCTTCACCAATTCGTTGTAGATCGCCACGACGTTCGCGACGCAGGAGAGCCCGCCCTCCCGCGCCTTGCGCAGGCACATCAGGCCGATGATGTCGGCGCCGTCGGTGTGGTAGTCGAGCCCGACCTGGCCGATCTCGTTGCCGCGCAGGGTCGGATCGTCGAGCCGCTTGCCCTGGTCGGTCACGTCGCCCATCACATGGCCGTAATGGTTCTGCGGCCAGGGATCGCCCAGATGGATGCCGATGCCCCAATATAGCATGGTCAGGTCGTCGTCAGAGTATTTCGCCGTGTCGAGGGTGCGGATGCGCACGAAGCCGCGGGGACCGTCGATCAGGTCGCGCGCGATGGCTTCGAGCTTGCGACCGAGACCGTCGAGCGGAAATTGCGCAAGGCCGATATCGAGCAGGCTGTCCGAATGGGCCTTGGCGACGCCGAGCGCGGCATCGAGTTCGCGGCGGTCGGTCTCGCTCAGCTCGACCGTCCAGGCGGCTTCGTCGGCGACGTCTTCGTGCCGCCAGTCGACATGGGTCTCGAGCGGTCGCGGGAATGGACTCATGCTCATGACAAACCTGCCACTCTTCTTGCGGTGATTTGGTCAAAGAAAAGATTGTCACCCCCGGCCGAGCGCCCGAAGGGCGCGAGGGAAAGGGGACCCAGGCGGTTCCGTGCCGCACCTGTTGCCGAATGCAAAGAATGTCGGCGAGACCGTCCGAACGGCAGCGCCTGGGTCCCCTTACCCTCGCTTCGCTCGGCCGGGGATGACAATCGTGTTTGGTTCGTCGGCATCGCGCGCGTCTAGTTGCGCGCGGCTTGCGGGCCGCGGACGAGCCTGCCGGGCAGGGCTCCGGTGGGTTCGCCGTGACGGTAGATCACCCGGCCGGAGACGATGGTCGCGTCATAGCCGCGCGCGCCCTGCAGCAGGCGCTTGCCGCCGGCCGGCAGGTCGTAGGCCATGCTGGGCGCCTCGACCGCCAGCCTATCCATGTCGATGACGTTGAGATCGGCCTTCAGGCCCGGCGCGATCGCGCCGCGATCGTTCAGCCCCACGGCGCGCGCGGTGTCGAGGGTCTGGCGCTTGACCAGATAGCCGAGATCGAACCGGCCCTTGGCGCGGTCGCGGCCCCAATGGGTGAGCAGATAGGTCGCGAAGCTCGCGTCGGAGATGATGCCGACATGGGCGCCGCCGTCGCCCAGGCCCATGACGCAATCCTTGTGCGCGATCATCTCGCCGCAGCAATCCAGATTGTAGTCGGCGTAGTTGGCGAAGGGCGAGAACAGGAAGGCGCGGCCTTCGTCCTCCAGCAGAAGATCGTAGGCGATGTCGGCGGCCGCGCGATTGGAGCGGTCCGCCATGGCCTGGATCGAGGTCTCTCGCGGCGGCTCGTAGTCCGGCGGATCGCCGAGCAGGAACATACGCTCGAATGCCATGATGCCGCGCGCCAGCGGATGGGCCTTTTCGCGCGCGGCGCTCTCTTCGATCACCCTGGCGCGGAAGGACGGATCGCGCATCGCGGCGACGCGCTCGGCGAGCGGCCTGTCCTTGATCGCCTGATAGGCCGCATGGCCGATGAACGGGTTGATCGTGCCTTGCAGGCCGAGCAGCACGCCGATGGGGCGCGGCGCCACCTGCGCCTTGACCGGCAGGCCGGCGTCGGAGGCGCTTTCGATCAGCTCCAATATCCGCCGCCAGCCTTCGGCATGGGAATGGCCCTGGGCGAGCGACAGCGTCAGCGGGCGGCCCGACGTCTCCACAACGCGCCGGATCATGGCGAATTCGGTCGCGAGATCGGGCTGGTTGAAGTCCGAGATCATCTCGATGACGCCGCTGCCGGCATCCTTCAGGCCGAGCGCGATACCGGTGAGCTCGGCTTCGGTGGCGCGCAGGCTGGGCGTCGGATCGCCTTTCACCGTCTTGTGGTTCAGCGTGCGCGAGGTGGAAAAGCCGAGCGCGCCCGCACGCATCGCCTCCGCCGCGAGACGGCGCATCCGCGCGATGTCGTCATCCGTCGCCGCATCGAGATTGGCGCCGCGCGCGCCCATCACATAGACCCGGAGCGCGCCGTGCGGGAGCTGGGCGCCGATGTCGATATCGTGCGGCGTGCTTTCCACCGCGTTGAGATATTCGGCAAAACTTTCCCAATTCCATTTGAGCCCTTCGTGCAGGGCGACGCCGGGGATATCCTCGACGCCCTCCATCAGCTCGATCAGCCGGTCGTGGTCGGCGGCGCGCACCGGGGCGAAGCCGACGCCGCAATTTCCCATCACCACCGTGGTCACGCCATGCCAGCTCGACGGCGCGAGTCGCGCGTCCCAGGTCGCCTGGCCGTCGTAATGGGTGTGGATGTCGACGAATCCGGGCGTGACGAGCCGGGATTTCGCATCGATTTCCGTGATGCCGCGTCCCAGACCCGGCGCCGCCGCCGCGATGGTACCGTTTCGTACACCGACATCGGCATCGCGCAAGGCGCCGCCGAATCCGTCCGCGACCGTGCCGCCCCTGATGACAAGATCGTATTCGGCTTCCATGGCGTTCCCCGGATCGATTGTCTGTTTTGCCAAACGGTTTGCCTCCACTGACATAAAGTCAAGTTGGGGAACCCGCCTGCTCCTAAGTTTCCAAGGCTTGCTTAAGGACGCCGGGATTACGCTATCATCCGACCTCCGGGGGCGGCATCGTGCGCTCTCGCGGTGCGTGGCGCGTCGCCAGTTCCAAGAACGCAGTTGGGCCGGGGATTTTTGCGCGTGCAAACGATGCTTCGACGAGCCTGGACAGGGCTGCGCGATCGCTTTTCCGCGAACGTGCTGGGGACGACGTCGTCCTCGGTTCCGCGCCTCGACGGCGGGTTGTCGCGCCAAGTGCGCCTCCTGATCACCGCGGTCTTCCTGGCGCTCGCGATGCTCGCGGCCTGGCTCGCAGGCGGGCCCTGGGGCGCGCAGTTCTTCTTCCCGGCGCTGATGATCGCCGGCATTTTCGGCGGCGTGGAGCTGGCGGCCCTCGCCTATGCTGCCAGCCTGCTCGCCGCCGCGCGACTCGATTCCGGGACCGATCTGTGGCTGTTCGCCGGCGCTGCCGCGGTGCAAACGGCGGTCGCGCTGATCCTGCGGCAGTTCTTCCGCGAAAGCCGGCGCTGGGGCGTGCGCTATCGCCGGCTGCTTTCGGCTACATCCGCGGCGGTCACGGTGTCGGACGATCGCGGGCGCATCGAGCGGCCGCACCCCGATCTCGAAAGGCTGATCGGCATGACATGGCCGAGCTATGCGGGCACCAGCTGGCTCGCCTCGGTCCATCCGGACGATCACGCCAAGCTGTGGCCGGCGGGACCCTACAAGGACGTGACGGCGCACCGCGCCGAGATACGGCTCAAGGATCCGGCCAGCGGCGACTGGCGCTGGCATGCGATGCGCGCCGTGCCGCTGCCGGGCGAGAGCGGCGAGGTCGAGGAATGGATTTCCACCCTCACCGACGTGCATGAGCGCAAGCTGAGCGGCGAGCAGCAGGACATGATGGTGGGCGAGGCGCGCCACCGGCTGAAGAACCTGATGACGATCATCGATTCGCTGGTGAAGAGCTCGCGGCCGCGCGGCGCCGACGCCAATGTCGACGCCTACCAGAAGAAGCTGGTCGGCCGGCTGCATGCCTTGAGCGCGGCCGGAGACCTGGCGCTGGCGGGCAACTACACGACGATGAACGCCAAGGAGATCGTCGCGGCCACACTGGCGCCGTTCCTGGAGACCGAGTCCGACCGGCTGTTCTTCGAGGGGCCCGATCTCGAACTCAGCCAGGCGACGGGCGGAAGCCTTGCGCTCGGGGTGCACGAGCTCACCACCAATGCGATCAAGCACGGCGCGCTGTCCGTGCCGGAGGGACGCGTCGAATTCCACTGGTGGGTGGCGCCGAACGGCAATGGCAGCCGGGTCGAGATGCTGTGGAAGGAATCCGGCGGCCCGCCGCCCAAAAAGCCTGAACGCGACGGTTACGGGGCGCGGGTGATCGCGTTTATTCCGTCGCGCGAGAAGAACGGCCAGGTGACGATGGACTATCCGCCGGACGGCTATGTCTGCCGCATCGCGTTCACGCTTGCGGCCGAGACGCGCGTGGCGGAGGAGATCACGTAGAGCCTGAGGCGATCCGGCCGATTGCCTGCACGACCCGATCGGTCTTTTCCAGCGTCACCATGTGGCCGGCCTCCGGGATCGAAACCAACTCCGCGCCCGCGATGCCCTTCTTGAAGCCGTGCGCATAGGCCGGCGGGATCAGCCTGTCGCTGTCGCCCCAGATCAGCACCGTCTTCGCCTTGATGCGGTAGAGGCGCGTCGAGAGCCCGCGCTCCGGAATCGGAAACAGGATCTTGCCCGCCATGCCGAGCTGGCGCGCATTGGTGACGAGATAGGTCTGCAGGAATTTCGGATCGCCGAAGGAAAGGCCCGCCGTCAGCAGCTTGGTCCCCGCCTCCACATCGTGGAACAGGAGCGCGGGCATCTCGAAGGGCAGCGTCGCGAAGATGTCGGGGATCGGATAGGCGTCGAGCCACAGGCCCGCCGGACAGATCAGCGCCAGCCGCGTCACGTCGTGCGGCGCCACCGCCGCCATCTCGGCGGCGATCATGCCGCCCATCGAATGGCCGACCAGGATCGGGTCTTTGAGGCCGAGTGCTTCGACCACGTCCCAGCTGTGGAGGGTGAAGTCGAGCATGTCGCGCAGCTCGGGACATTCCTCGCTGTCGCCATAGCCGGGCAGCAGCGGCGCGTAGACGTGGTACTTCTCCGCGAGCCGGTTCAGGAACGCGTCGTTCGCCAGCGCGCCGCCGGCGCCGTGCAGGAAGACGAGCGGCGCGCCGGAGCCGCCTTCGAGATAGCGGACGGGAACGTGCGGCGTGGCGACGGTTTTGAGGTCCAGAGGCATATTGATCGTTCCTTTCGTCTACCCTCCCTCAAGGGAAGGGTGGAGTCTCACCTTGCGGCGCCCACGGCCTCCATCGCTTTCGCTTCGCTCGGCAGGCTGCCGGGCTTCACCTGTTTGATCGGGTGGCACCAGAAGCGGTCGTCGTCCGCGTATTCCGGGAAGACGTTGCGCAGTTTGGGCATCACCTTCTCGGCGAACAGCTTGGTCGAGTACATGCACTTCTCCTTCGGCATGTTTCCGACATGGAGCAGGCAGAACAGATTGCCGACATGGAGCGACTTGGCGAGCTCCTCCAGCCGCTGGCGCACCGTCTCGGGCGAGCCGGCGATGACATGGCCCTGCTCGGTCAGATCCTTCCAGGTCAGCTTCGAGAAGCCGACCGGCGGAGCGTATTGCGACAGGGCGCCGGTCTGGATCGTCCGAATCGTGCGGTAGCCCGGCGCGTCGGCAAAGCCGCCATAGACATGCAGGCAGCGATTGTAGAAATAGTCGATATGCTCCTTGTACAGACGTTCCGCCTCGGCGTCGGTGTCGGCGACGCAGATGGTCTGGGCGAAGCCGGCGCGGTAGGGCGATTTGTCGGGCGCGCCGCGCTCCTCCACCCGGCGCCAATAGCCGTCGAGCAGCGCCTTGCCGCGGATATAGCCGCTGAACGACAGGTAGGAATAGGAGTAGGTGTTGTCGATGCAGAAATCATAGGTCTCGACGCTGCCGCCGCCCGGGATGTGGATCGGCGGATGCGGCTGCTGGATCGGGCGCGGCCAGATGTTGACGTGCCGCAGCTTGTTGTAGCGGCCGTTGAAGGCGAAGGGATCGCGCGTCGTCCAGGCCTTGATGATGAGGTCGTGCGCCTCCTGGTATTTCTCGCGGGTCAGCGCCGGGATCTGGCCATAGCAGAAATTCGTGTCCATCGAGGTGCCGACCGGGAAACCCGCGATGAGGCGGCCGCCCGAGATGCAGTCGAGCATCGCGAATTCCTCCGCGACCCGGACCGGCGGATTG from Rhizomicrobium sp. carries:
- a CDS encoding (Fe-S)-binding protein → MSTAARPRVGLFVTCLVDLVRPQIGFAAVKLLEQAGCDVEVPAAQTCCGQPAWNAGADRDAKDIARNVIMAFEGFDHVVAPSGSCGGMIKRHYPEIFEKDAEWLPRARALAAKTHELLSFLARVRGMTGVTAAFAKRVCYHDSCSSLREMGVKAEPRALLSTVTGLSINELTDPQVCCGFGGLFSVKYPDISERMADDKIADACATGADALLGGDLGCLLHLKGRMARQGKRIDVRHVAEVLAGMGGGKALGEP
- a CDS encoding acyl-CoA synthetase gives rise to the protein MLTTEPPPPSTALNFGDIIDAVSAVVPPDSPAFVHGERTIPWSEAARRMNNIARNLHANGVAPGDKVAFYMRNGIEYGELTGACFVGRLTHVNVNYRYKPDEVRYIVDNSDAAVVCYAREFRDAVAQIHNQLDKVKVFVEVGPSDVASFATPYEALATRGSGARLGIDRSPTDLVMVYTGGTTGMPKGVMYAQGDLANTLLARVLIATGKLPETVEEVVAFVKPLGAANTRYLPACPQMHGTGFFGTMTSLLTGGCVVTVDNASLDPHAIWGAVETHRVTNMAIVGDPFAKPLLRALDENPARYDLSSIVGIGSSGAMWSAEVKQGLLEHLPLQAALTDAFSSTEALGMGVSVAQRGGETRTAGFLMGPNAMVLDDEDRPIVPGSGRTGRLAVGGVLPVGYYKDAEKTDRLFKVIDGRRFSIPGDYAIVEADGRITLLGRGSNCINTAGEKVFPEEVEETLKTHPSIEDALVLGVPDEQWGQAVTGLVKLAPGGDFDEAGLRAHVRASLAGYKTPKRVILAGVPLRAPNGKADYKSAAEFARRELGIAS
- a CDS encoding IS630 family transposase (programmed frameshift), producing MAIKILRSEHSASDLRREAAKTRHADQARRLLALALVLEGTSRTDAATACGMDRQTLRDWVHRYNASGIDGLVDRKAPGPTPRLTEQQEAELVQIVEQGPDLANDGMVRWRRVDLRDVIAARFGVALHERTVGKVLDRLNFSHMSVRPRHPKADADAQEAFQKNFAQLVDRALPDAAKTKPVEIWFQDEARIGQKGSLTRMWARRGTRPTAPRDQRYKWAYLFGAVCPERACAAGLVLPCANTRAMTAHLKEISRAVRPGAHAVLVMDGAGYHEKAITHLPSNISLLTLPAYAPELNPVENVWQFLRQNHLANRVFKDYDAILDACCDAWRSFLRNPDNIASITQRSWAKCVNH
- a CDS encoding lysophospholipid acyltransferase family protein, translated to MAESTADIDTFSYADPADPRLKRFFIRLVERITGQPYLKWLYEENRAHPVPGEDFWDAAIRKLELKVRINEEALAQWPRTGPLVVVANHPFGVLDGLIICHIISKVRKDFRVLTNAVLLRAEEVKTFLLPVDFAETEEALKTNLRTRAEAKNHLMKGGCLVVFPAGGVSTTPTIWHKRAVDTEWKNLTARLIAQSKAAVAPVYFAGQNSRLFQVASHISVTLRLSLLFKEVHDRIGSEVYVRLGDVLPYERIAGINDRQSVMDRLKEITYSLGETMPQKLPRTRVKRPKRAPGA
- a CDS encoding lactate utilization protein B; this translates as MNADPKEFIANARAALGDPKLRPALGRLKTHFGAGRAIAVQRYGDFEGLREAGKAIRNHAVTHLDELLVQFEASVAARGGTVRWARDAGEARRVILSILQDVGAKTVTKGKSMVTEEILLNPFLEANGIEPVETDLGEYIIQLRHEPPSHIIAPAFHLSKEQVAETFFAAHTELDPKRSLEERNSLVQEARAILRRRFEAADAGITGANFLSAKDGAAVIVTNEGNGDLTRLLPRTHIVVTGIEKVVADMNDVAVLLRLLTRSATGQPISTYVSVMAGPRGPDETDGPENFHVVLIDNGRSRLIGTEAQDVLRCIRCSACINHCPIYGAVGGHAYGATYMGPIGAALNPATMGVENAAHHANASTFCGRCAEVCPVMIPLPKIMRHWRAIEYGQGLAPKAITRGLTLWAFAAKRPALYRLGASIAARVLKMLGRRGTIHAVPFKNGWFAVRDFPVPEGQTFQQQWRARK
- a CDS encoding LUD domain-containing protein gives rise to the protein MSARDEILESIRARQLTRTPKPAVYRAPASEGDLIEAFAKKLSAQYADVRMLDGMADVPAAIADILRGRNMAPMVHIAPDSELTLDLPNVEILREPPGQFDAAVTVAPFAIAETGTLAYPSAKGAPASWHFRPVLEIAIVRAASVVAGLEDVLAALPDGLPSTLNLVSGPSRTGDIEQTMELGAHGPKALAVLVIPTASVVDTFGP